One genomic window of Brevundimonas vesicularis includes the following:
- a CDS encoding trypsin-like peptidase domain-containing protein, whose protein sequence is MPIRLSPASSMAVALALLASATPVLAQSSAAGLPYDARRGVVSFSSGLEGSLPAVVQVTTLGQSRGPSSDAADPKPHASGSGVIVDAAEGLVITNNHVVEGGRKFTVDLTDGRLFDAVLVGADKATDIAVLRITPDGRPLNLKQVQTVDSDTLRTGDLAFAVGYPLGLDQTLTMGVISGLNRSGLGDAVEDYIQTDAAVNSGNSGGPLLDSRGRLIGINTSILSGGLGGGNDGIAFAVPTRIMLYVADQLKKNGEVKRGATGAIFGSLNAERARELHLGIVRGAVVADVAPGSPAERAGLRHNDVITRIQGRPVANAGSVNATIGIAAPGSDLSVSYLRGGREATTSLAVETPADQPVIVGAQSVLAYGATLRDQDGGAQVTAVAAGSPAAQAELTAGDVITAIAGAPVADARAAATALQGASGSVEATVLRNGETLNLTLAL, encoded by the coding sequence ATGCCGATCCGCCTTTCGCCCGCCTCCTCCATGGCCGTCGCCCTGGCCCTGCTGGCCTCAGCGACGCCGGTGCTGGCGCAGTCGAGCGCGGCGGGCCTGCCGTATGACGCCCGGCGCGGGGTCGTCAGCTTCTCGTCGGGGCTTGAGGGCTCGCTTCCGGCGGTGGTGCAGGTCACGACCCTGGGCCAGTCGCGCGGTCCCAGTTCGGACGCGGCCGATCCCAAACCCCACGCCTCCGGTTCCGGCGTCATCGTCGATGCGGCCGAGGGGCTGGTGATCACCAACAATCACGTCGTCGAGGGCGGGCGTAAGTTCACCGTCGATCTGACGGACGGCCGCCTGTTCGACGCCGTGCTGGTCGGGGCGGACAAGGCGACCGACATCGCCGTGCTGCGCATCACGCCCGACGGTCGGCCGCTGAACCTCAAACAGGTCCAGACGGTGGATTCCGACACCCTGCGCACCGGCGACCTGGCCTTCGCGGTCGGCTATCCGCTGGGCCTGGATCAGACCCTGACCATGGGCGTCATCTCGGGCCTGAACCGCTCAGGCTTGGGCGATGCGGTCGAGGACTATATCCAGACCGACGCGGCCGTGAACTCGGGCAACTCCGGCGGGCCGCTGCTCGATAGCCGGGGCCGGCTGATCGGCATCAACACCTCGATCCTGTCAGGCGGTCTCGGCGGCGGCAATGACGGCATCGCCTTCGCCGTGCCGACGCGGATCATGCTCTACGTCGCCGACCAGCTGAAGAAGAACGGCGAGGTCAAGCGCGGCGCGACCGGGGCCATCTTCGGCTCGCTGAACGCCGAACGCGCGCGCGAACTTCATCTGGGCATCGTACGTGGGGCCGTCGTCGCCGATGTCGCGCCGGGATCGCCGGCCGAACGCGCGGGTCTGCGCCATAACGACGTCATCACCCGAATCCAGGGCCGCCCCGTCGCCAACGCCGGCTCGGTCAACGCCACCATCGGCATCGCCGCGCCGGGCTCGGATCTCAGCGTCTCCTATCTGCGCGGCGGCCGCGAGGCGACCACGTCGCTGGCGGTCGAGACGCCCGCTGATCAGCCCGTGATCGTCGGCGCCCAATCGGTGCTGGCCTATGGGGCGACGCTGCGAGACCAGGACGGCGGCGCCCAGGTCACGGCCGTCGCGGCCGGCTCGCCCGCCGCCCAGGCCGAACTGACAGCCGGCGATGTGATTACAGCCATCGCAGGCGCGCCCGTCGCGGACGCTCGCGCGGCCGCGACCGCGCTGCAGGGCGCGTCGGGATCGGTCGAGGCGACCGTGCTCAGAAACGGAGAGACCCTGAACCTGACCCTGGCGCTTTAG
- a CDS encoding DUF6356 family protein: protein MSQTTIDRPRSASTPFDRLFRDHPREVDETYLQHMVASAGFGFKLLGLAGAAFAHAVVPGVHKATVSTAIRSMAKDMGGRAEEARETRMRDAGVWDVGL, encoded by the coding sequence ATGAGTCAGACGACGATCGACCGCCCCCGTTCGGCCTCGACCCCGTTCGACCGCCTGTTCCGCGACCACCCGCGCGAGGTCGACGAGACCTATCTGCAGCATATGGTCGCCTCGGCGGGTTTCGGCTTCAAGCTGCTCGGTCTGGCCGGCGCCGCCTTCGCCCACGCCGTCGTGCCGGGCGTGCACAAGGCCACCGTCTCGACCGCGATCCGCAGCATGGCCAAGGATATGGGCGGACGGGCCGAGGAGGCGCGCGAGACCCGGATGCGCGACGCCGGCGTCTGGGACGTGGGCCTCTAG
- the rlmN gene encoding 23S rRNA (adenine(2503)-C(2))-methyltransferase RlmN, with amino-acid sequence MSITLDLSHVSNAPAVKAPVNLSGLTRAGLRQALIDANVCPPEKAKMRASQVWSWIHHYGVTEFSAMSNVAKDMQVKLAEHFTLARPEVVERQVSKDGTRKWLIRTAPGIEIETVYIPDVGRAGALCVSSQVGCTLNCTFCHTGTQKLVRNLTAAEIVAQVQVARDDLEEWPSPKEDRRLSNIVFMGMGEPLYNLDHVADAIDIISDNEGIALSRRRITVSTSGVVPQLQALGDRTAAMLAISLHATNDALRDVLVPLNKKYPLDQLMAAIRAYPGLSNARRVTFEYVMLKGVNDSPEEARALLKLIEGIPAKINLIPFNPWPGVEYECSDWKTIERFAAILNKAGYASPIRTPRGRDILAACGQLKSESEKVRASALRKAEQAAA; translated from the coding sequence TTGAGCATCACGCTCGACCTTTCGCACGTCTCTAACGCGCCCGCCGTCAAGGCGCCCGTCAACCTCAGCGGTCTGACGCGCGCCGGCCTGCGCCAGGCCCTGATCGACGCGAACGTCTGTCCGCCCGAGAAGGCCAAGATGCGCGCCAGCCAGGTGTGGAGCTGGATCCACCACTATGGCGTGACCGAGTTTTCGGCCATGAGCAATGTCGCCAAGGATATGCAGGTCAAGCTGGCCGAGCATTTCACCCTGGCCCGCCCCGAGGTCGTCGAACGCCAGGTGTCTAAGGACGGCACCCGCAAATGGCTGATCCGCACGGCGCCGGGCATCGAGATCGAAACGGTCTATATTCCCGATGTGGGCCGGGCCGGCGCCCTGTGCGTGTCCAGCCAGGTCGGCTGCACCCTGAACTGCACCTTCTGCCACACCGGCACGCAGAAGCTGGTGCGCAACCTGACCGCCGCCGAGATCGTGGCCCAGGTCCAGGTGGCGCGCGACGACCTGGAGGAATGGCCGTCGCCCAAGGAAGACCGGCGCCTGTCCAACATCGTCTTCATGGGCATGGGCGAGCCGCTCTACAATCTGGACCACGTCGCCGACGCCATCGACATCATCTCGGACAACGAGGGCATCGCCCTGTCGCGCCGTCGGATCACGGTCTCGACCTCGGGCGTAGTGCCGCAGCTTCAGGCCTTGGGCGACCGGACGGCGGCCATGCTGGCCATCAGCCTGCACGCCACCAACGATGCGCTTCGCGACGTGCTGGTGCCGCTGAACAAGAAGTACCCGCTGGACCAGCTGATGGCGGCGATCCGGGCCTATCCGGGCCTGTCGAACGCGCGGCGGGTGACGTTCGAATACGTCATGCTGAAGGGCGTCAACGACAGCCCCGAAGAGGCGCGCGCCCTGCTGAAGCTGATCGAGGGCATTCCGGCCAAGATCAATCTGATCCCGTTCAACCCCTGGCCGGGCGTCGAATACGAATGCTCGGACTGGAAGACGATCGAGCGCTTCGCCGCCATCCTGAACAAGGCCGGCTACGCGTCACCCATCCGCACCCCCCGCGGCCGCGATATCCTGGCCGCCTGCGGTCAGCTGAAGTCCGAGAGCGAGAAGGTGCGGGCCTCGGCGCTCCGGAAAGCGGAGCAGGCGGCGGCCTGA
- a CDS encoding DUF350 domain-containing protein — protein MDPSLSNVLSSAEVQAFASGFPVMVMHLIVTLLLLAAGATVYALLTPWKEVALIRQGNVAAAIAFAGILVGLAVPLAVSLSVSTSVRDIAIWGVATVVLQLLAFRVVDLLLTGLPERIRHGEISAAVVLLGAKLATAVILSAALTG, from the coding sequence ATGGACCCCTCCTTGTCGAACGTCCTTTCCAGCGCTGAGGTGCAGGCTTTCGCCTCGGGCTTCCCGGTCATGGTGATGCACCTGATCGTGACCCTGCTGCTGCTCGCGGCGGGAGCGACGGTCTATGCGCTGCTGACGCCGTGGAAGGAGGTCGCCCTGATCCGTCAGGGCAATGTCGCCGCCGCCATCGCCTTCGCCGGCATTCTGGTGGGATTGGCGGTGCCGCTGGCTGTATCGTTGTCGGTCTCGACCTCGGTGCGCGACATCGCCATCTGGGGCGTGGCGACCGTGGTGCTGCAGCTTCTGGCCTTCCGGGTCGTGGACCTGTTGCTGACAGGCCTGCCCGAGCGGATACGCCACGGCGAGATTTCGGCGGCGGTGGTGCTGCTGGGCGCCAAGCTGGCGACGGCCGTCATCCTGTCCGCCGCGCTGACCGGTTGA
- a CDS encoding S1 family peptidase, with protein MQFPRLPDWAIYGAVAAVFLAVSLGRRENADAPPVAEADADVAEGALLGPITPFDAAVTVDAGEAPFKPSSGTAFSIAGRGRWVTARHVVEGCRKPALVVGEGRAVAADVRLAPRADVALLITDGGPAALPVAVEAPLRKGQRAFHPGFPQGRPGEMTSRLLGRETLKVFGRGARDEPVLAWAEVGRTNGLEGTLSGLSGAPALDAQGRVVGVTIAEAPRRGRIYTTAPETFGPAIRGEQTPADDARGQAITTEDYGQVSNRLRRDLRVAQVVCLSV; from the coding sequence ATGCAGTTTCCCCGCCTGCCGGACTGGGCCATCTATGGAGCGGTGGCGGCCGTGTTTCTGGCGGTGTCCCTGGGGCGACGCGAGAACGCCGACGCGCCGCCGGTCGCGGAGGCCGACGCCGATGTCGCCGAGGGCGCGCTGTTGGGCCCCATCACGCCCTTCGACGCCGCCGTCACGGTCGATGCGGGCGAGGCGCCGTTCAAGCCGTCATCGGGCACGGCCTTCTCCATCGCAGGACGGGGGCGCTGGGTGACGGCGCGCCATGTCGTCGAGGGGTGTCGCAAGCCAGCGCTGGTGGTCGGCGAGGGGCGAGCGGTCGCGGCCGATGTCCGTCTGGCGCCGCGCGCCGATGTCGCCTTGCTGATCACCGACGGCGGGCCGGCGGCCTTGCCGGTCGCGGTCGAGGCGCCGCTGCGCAAGGGCCAGCGCGCCTTCCATCCGGGCTTTCCTCAGGGGCGTCCCGGCGAGATGACGTCTCGCCTGCTGGGGCGCGAGACCTTGAAGGTCTTCGGGCGAGGGGCGCGCGACGAGCCGGTGCTGGCCTGGGCCGAGGTCGGGCGCACCAACGGGCTTGAGGGCACGTTGTCTGGGCTGTCGGGCGCGCCGGCGCTGGATGCGCAGGGCCGCGTCGTGGGCGTCACCATCGCGGAGGCGCCGAGACGGGGCCGGATCTATACGACGGCTCCGGAGACGTTCGGGCCGGCCATTCGCGGCGAACAGACGCCGGCCGACGACGCGCGCGGTCAGGCCATCACGACCGAGGATTACGGCCAGGTGTCCAACCGGCTGAGGCGCGATCTGCGCGTGGCGCAGGTGGTGTGCCTGTCGGTCTAG
- a CDS encoding M16 family metallopeptidase, producing the protein MKSRLIATLKVGAAASALLLGLAAPAFAETAAPVAAAAQSTGQAPQGVTVPPLGFTKRVLANGLEVYSARDADTSNVTVQVWYKVGSKDDPAGRSGFAHLFEHLMFKSTTNLPPETFDRLTEDVGGSNNAFTADDTTAYFETVPANHLERMLFAEADRMGSLVVDEPTFVAERDVVKEEYRQRILANPYGRLFGLFVPETIYQDSPYRRPGIGSIEELEASSLEDVRRFHATYYRPDAAYLIVAGNFDQAQLDRWVDQYFGPLKNPTTPIPTNNVVEPEPTGPRKVTYYAPNVPLPAAVIAWPTVKYADADRAALTVLDGILSTGESSRLYRSLVYDKQIAAQIGSTPDFSQQAGNLSALAIMAQGHTAEEGIAALNEEIGKLRDTPVSAAELAEAKNEIVANTLRSHETVDDRATALGFSLINTGSAAAADDEVAQIQAVTVADIQRVARKYLTPQRQSTITFLAADDQNPASVQKMNVDAPVKVADLAPAGPPAVLLPEAERKPLPQPGAEVAPVTPTVADFRLDNGLRVLVAPTDGVPLVSARLSFDAGSSDDPTGKAGVAAMTAALLTQGTKTRTAPEIATQIEQLGASVGASAGVDFSNVYANAPSNAFPATVALMADLVKNPTFAGEELERQQAQTLDGLRVALSQPASIAGMTVGRVIYGDAPYGATITQQTVPAITAGDVAAFHAARYRPSDATLVFSGDITPAAARALAQQAFGDWRPAGAAPAAATNPAGQPLAPRIVVVNQPGAGQAAVVAAVRGVSRTDADFFPLTVGNTLLGGGFSSRLNQEIRIKRGLSYGASSSLGARADAGLFTASTQTKNETADEVADLILAEIAKLGTETPTQADLAPRRATLIGGFGRSLETVDGLGALVANLALYDLPMSDLADYAGRVRAVTPEQVEAAFAEHLPVNRASLVIVGDGSKFLDDLRAKHSNLEVIEAGALNLNNGSLK; encoded by the coding sequence ATGAAATCCCGCCTGATCGCCACCCTCAAAGTCGGGGCAGCCGCCTCCGCCCTCCTTCTCGGCCTCGCCGCCCCCGCCTTCGCAGAGACCGCCGCGCCCGTCGCAGCCGCCGCTCAATCGACCGGTCAGGCGCCGCAGGGTGTGACCGTGCCCCCACTGGGCTTCACCAAGCGCGTCCTGGCGAACGGGCTGGAGGTCTATTCGGCGCGTGACGCCGACACCTCGAACGTCACGGTCCAGGTCTGGTACAAGGTGGGCTCCAAGGACGACCCGGCGGGCCGCTCGGGCTTCGCCCATCTGTTCGAACACCTGATGTTCAAGTCGACGACCAACCTGCCGCCCGAGACCTTTGACCGGCTGACCGAGGACGTGGGCGGCTCCAACAACGCCTTCACCGCCGACGACACCACCGCCTATTTCGAAACCGTCCCCGCCAACCACCTGGAGCGGATGCTGTTCGCCGAGGCCGACCGCATGGGGTCTCTGGTCGTGGACGAGCCGACCTTCGTCGCCGAGCGCGACGTGGTGAAGGAGGAATACCGTCAGCGGATCCTGGCCAATCCCTATGGCCGCCTGTTCGGCCTGTTCGTGCCCGAGACCATCTATCAGGACAGCCCCTATCGCCGTCCGGGCATCGGCTCGATCGAGGAGCTGGAGGCCTCGTCGCTGGAGGACGTTCGCCGCTTCCACGCCACCTACTATCGTCCTGACGCCGCCTATCTGATCGTGGCCGGCAACTTCGATCAGGCCCAACTGGACCGCTGGGTCGATCAGTATTTCGGCCCGCTGAAGAATCCGACCACGCCGATCCCGACCAACAATGTCGTCGAGCCCGAGCCGACGGGTCCGCGCAAAGTCACCTACTATGCGCCGAACGTGCCACTGCCGGCCGCCGTCATCGCGTGGCCGACGGTGAAATACGCTGACGCCGACCGCGCCGCCCTGACCGTTCTGGACGGCATCCTGTCCACCGGCGAATCCAGCCGCCTGTACCGCTCGCTGGTGTATGACAAGCAGATCGCGGCGCAGATCGGTTCGACCCCCGACTTCTCGCAGCAAGCCGGCAATCTGTCCGCCCTGGCCATCATGGCGCAGGGCCATACGGCCGAGGAGGGCATCGCCGCCCTGAACGAAGAGATCGGCAAGCTGCGCGACACGCCCGTCAGCGCGGCCGAACTGGCCGAGGCCAAGAACGAGATCGTCGCCAATACGCTGCGCAGCCACGAGACGGTGGACGACCGCGCCACCGCCCTGGGCTTCTCGCTGATCAACACCGGCTCGGCCGCCGCCGCGGACGACGAGGTCGCCCAGATCCAGGCCGTCACCGTCGCCGACATCCAGCGCGTCGCCCGCAAATATCTGACGCCGCAGCGCCAGTCGACGATCACCTTCCTGGCCGCCGACGACCAGAACCCCGCCTCGGTCCAGAAGATGAACGTGGACGCCCCTGTGAAGGTCGCCGACCTGGCCCCCGCCGGTCCACCCGCGGTCCTCCTGCCCGAGGCGGAGCGCAAGCCCTTGCCCCAGCCGGGCGCCGAGGTCGCGCCCGTGACGCCGACCGTCGCCGACTTCCGCCTCGATAACGGCCTGCGCGTCCTGGTCGCCCCGACCGACGGCGTGCCGCTGGTCTCGGCCCGCCTCAGCTTCGACGCCGGTTCGTCCGATGATCCGACGGGCAAGGCTGGCGTCGCCGCCATGACCGCCGCCCTTTTGACCCAGGGCACCAAGACCAGGACCGCGCCCGAAATCGCCACCCAGATCGAACAGCTGGGCGCCAGCGTGGGCGCATCGGCTGGGGTCGATTTCTCCAACGTCTACGCCAATGCGCCGTCGAACGCCTTCCCGGCGACCGTGGCCCTGATGGCGGATCTGGTGAAGAACCCGACCTTCGCCGGCGAAGAGCTTGAACGTCAGCAGGCCCAGACCCTGGACGGCCTGCGCGTCGCCCTCAGCCAGCCGGCGTCCATCGCCGGCATGACGGTCGGCCGCGTCATTTACGGCGACGCCCCCTACGGCGCGACAATCACCCAGCAGACGGTCCCGGCCATCACGGCGGGCGATGTCGCCGCCTTCCACGCCGCGCGCTACCGGCCATCGGACGCGACCCTGGTCTTCTCGGGCGACATCACGCCGGCCGCCGCCCGCGCCCTGGCGCAACAGGCCTTCGGTGACTGGCGCCCGGCCGGCGCGGCCCCGGCCGCTGCGACCAACCCGGCCGGTCAGCCCCTGGCGCCGCGCATCGTCGTTGTGAACCAGCCCGGCGCCGGTCAGGCCGCAGTCGTCGCCGCCGTTCGCGGCGTGTCGCGCACCGATGCGGACTTCTTCCCGCTGACGGTCGGCAACACCCTGCTGGGCGGCGGCTTCTCGTCGCGCCTGAACCAGGAAATCCGCATCAAGCGCGGTCTGTCCTACGGCGCCTCGTCGTCGCTGGGCGCACGGGCGGATGCGGGCCTGTTCACCGCGTCGACCCAAACCAAGAACGAGACCGCCGACGAGGTCGCCGATCTGATCCTGGCCGAGATCGCCAAGCTGGGAACCGAGACCCCGACCCAGGCCGATCTGGCCCCGCGCCGCGCCACCCTGATCGGCGGCTTCGGCCGCTCGCTGGAGACGGTGGACGGCCTGGGCGCCCTGGTCGCCAACCTGGCGCTCTATGATCTGCCGATGAGCGACCTCGCCGACTACGCCGGCCGTGTTCGCGCCGTCACGCCGGAACAGGTCGAGGCCGCCTTCGCCGAACACCTGCCGGTCAACCGCGCCAGCCTGGTCATCGTCGGCGACGGCTCGAAGTTCCTGGACGATCTGCGCGCCAAACACTCCAACCTCGAAGTCATCGAGGCCGGCGCCCTGAACCTGAACAACGGTTCGTTGAAGTAG
- a CDS encoding ATP-binding protein, with translation MVTPPTVLYGSWAAAGLILAALGQPWLGFEFALIGMAFDAWAQGRVKRYQKVEAPICGWPWLLMFIVAVRFALGVSGPLIAWLIHPRADVMLVVVLIQVWSIGVAFVQFSAAPRLLALAAAPICVTVLVVIYPSLMGPHGLAVAAAFVMLATILFIISRATHALWCDLFAADQRNKALLMDVQAAHKAAVLDRDAARCARLEADEANAAKSRFLANMSHEIRTPLNGVIGMAQIMAGYALEDRQKARLEILDRSAHTLLDLINQILDLSRIEEGRLEIVPQPIDADALVHEVAETLRPLAESKGLAFHVVSPGLGWVGADPVRLRQILFNLLSNAIKFTTQGQVALDVALTDAGAVFRVSDTGRGIPADQIGQLFTRFAQIEAAAVDRRDGAGLGLSIVATLVELMGGRIEVESEAGEGATFVVTLPLTPAQPVQAGEDAPDAEPERALRVLVAEDHPVNQQVIRGLLGQVGIEVEIVEDGLQAVEATQMRDWDLILMDVQMPNMDGPTATRTIRQREADQGLVRTPIIALTANAMVEQVESYLAAGMDAVVSKPVDLKLLLTTLSDVMSAKT, from the coding sequence ATGGTTACCCCGCCCACCGTTCTCTACGGCAGTTGGGCCGCCGCCGGGCTGATTCTGGCCGCCCTGGGTCAGCCTTGGCTCGGGTTTGAGTTCGCCCTCATCGGCATGGCGTTCGACGCCTGGGCGCAGGGCCGCGTGAAGCGATACCAGAAGGTAGAGGCCCCAATTTGCGGCTGGCCTTGGCTGCTGATGTTCATTGTTGCAGTCCGCTTTGCGCTTGGCGTGTCCGGGCCGCTGATCGCCTGGCTGATCCATCCCCGCGCCGATGTGATGCTGGTAGTGGTGCTGATCCAGGTCTGGTCGATCGGTGTGGCCTTCGTTCAGTTCAGCGCGGCGCCTCGGCTATTGGCGCTGGCGGCGGCGCCGATCTGCGTGACGGTGCTGGTCGTCATCTATCCCTCGCTGATGGGGCCGCACGGTCTGGCGGTAGCGGCGGCCTTCGTCATGCTGGCGACGATCCTGTTTATCATCTCGCGCGCGACCCACGCGCTGTGGTGCGACCTGTTCGCGGCGGACCAGCGCAACAAGGCGTTGCTGATGGACGTGCAGGCGGCGCATAAGGCGGCCGTGCTGGACCGCGACGCCGCCCGATGCGCGCGTCTGGAGGCGGACGAGGCCAATGCCGCCAAGTCCCGCTTCCTGGCCAATATGAGCCATGAGATCCGCACCCCTCTGAACGGCGTCATCGGCATGGCGCAGATCATGGCGGGCTACGCGCTGGAGGATCGGCAGAAGGCGCGACTGGAGATCCTGGATCGGTCGGCCCACACCCTGCTGGACCTGATCAACCAGATCCTGGACCTGTCGCGGATCGAGGAGGGGCGGCTGGAGATCGTACCGCAGCCCATCGATGCGGACGCCCTGGTCCACGAAGTCGCAGAGACGCTGCGGCCCTTGGCCGAAAGCAAGGGCCTGGCCTTCCACGTCGTGTCGCCGGGCCTGGGCTGGGTCGGCGCCGATCCGGTCCGGCTTCGCCAGATCCTGTTCAACCTGCTGTCCAACGCCATCAAGTTCACGACACAGGGGCAGGTGGCGCTGGATGTCGCGCTGACGGACGCCGGGGCGGTGTTCCGCGTGTCGGACACCGGGCGGGGCATACCGGCGGACCAGATCGGGCAGCTCTTTACGCGCTTCGCCCAGATCGAGGCGGCGGCCGTCGACCGGCGCGACGGGGCCGGGCTGGGCCTTTCGATCGTGGCGACCCTGGTGGAGCTGATGGGCGGCCGGATCGAGGTGGAGAGCGAGGCGGGCGAAGGGGCGACCTTCGTCGTTACGCTGCCGCTGACGCCGGCGCAGCCCGTGCAGGCCGGTGAGGATGCGCCGGATGCCGAGCCAGAGCGGGCGCTGCGGGTGCTGGTCGCCGAGGACCACCCGGTCAATCAGCAGGTGATCCGGGGCCTTCTGGGCCAGGTCGGGATCGAGGTCGAGATCGTCGAAGACGGTCTTCAGGCGGTCGAAGCGACGCAAATGCGCGACTGGGACCTGATCCTGATGGATGTGCAGATGCCGAACATGGACGGTCCAACGGCGACAAGGACGATCCGGCAACGCGAGGCCGACCAGGGGTTGGTCCGCACGCCGATCATCGCCCTGACGGCCAATGCGATGGTGGAGCAGGTCGAGAGCTATCTGGCGGCGGGTATGGATGCGGTGGTCAGCAAGCCTGTCGATCTGAAATTGCTGCTGACCACCCTTTCCGACGTGATGTCCGCCAAGACCTAG
- a CDS encoding isoaspartyl peptidase/L-asparaginase family protein has protein sequence MTALILHGGAGARRERNYDAEVVHMREVVEAMKVRLDACDSALDVATAAVVMLEDSGLYVAGKGASPNLAGAYELDASIMDGSTKRAGAVAALQGFRNPVVAARAVMEKTPHVMLVGEGAGLFAHDQGLEPIADEAAWFTGAGKGEDNHPPGTLSHGTVGACVLDSQGRLAAATSTAGVFGKMPGRVGDTPIPAAGTWADAHAATSCTGQGEYFIRVAASAQVVWRVAAGQSLAEATQAVIEEIGQMGGDGGMIALDAAGNIAAPFNSQGMKHAWLTADGQIGVRVFRD, from the coding sequence ATGACCGCCCTCATCCTCCACGGCGGCGCCGGCGCCCGGCGCGAACGCAACTACGACGCCGAGGTCGTGCATATGCGCGAGGTGGTCGAGGCCATGAAGGTTCGTCTGGACGCGTGCGACAGCGCCCTGGATGTCGCCACCGCCGCCGTCGTCATGCTGGAGGATTCGGGCCTCTATGTCGCGGGCAAGGGCGCGTCCCCCAATCTCGCCGGCGCCTATGAGCTGGACGCCAGCATCATGGACGGATCGACGAAACGCGCCGGGGCCGTCGCCGCCCTGCAAGGGTTCCGCAATCCCGTCGTCGCCGCCCGCGCGGTGATGGAGAAGACGCCTCACGTCATGCTGGTCGGCGAGGGCGCTGGCCTGTTCGCCCACGACCAGGGGCTGGAACCCATCGCCGACGAAGCCGCCTGGTTCACCGGTGCGGGCAAGGGTGAGGACAATCATCCGCCCGGCACGCTCAGTCACGGCACCGTCGGCGCCTGCGTGCTGGACAGTCAAGGCCGTCTCGCCGCCGCCACCTCGACCGCCGGCGTCTTCGGCAAGATGCCGGGCCGCGTCGGCGACACCCCCATCCCCGCCGCCGGAACCTGGGCCGACGCCCACGCCGCGACCTCCTGCACCGGCCAGGGGGAGTATTTCATCCGCGTCGCCGCCTCCGCCCAGGTCGTCTGGCGCGTCGCCGCCGGTCAGTCGCTGGCCGAGGCGACCCAGGCCGTCATCGAAGAGATCGGCCAGATGGGCGGCGACGGCGGCATGATCGCCCTGGACGCGGCCGGAAACATCGCCGCCCCCTTCAACAGCCAGGGCATGAAGCATGCCTGGCTGACCGCAGACGGCCAGATCGGCGTACGGGTCTTCCGCGACTAG